In the Prosthecobacter vanneervenii genome, one interval contains:
- a CDS encoding thiazole synthase — MSNQPLTIANRQFNSRLMLGTGKFASGELMRDAIVASETEIVTVALRRADLSGKGDPFANILDFIPKNVLLLPNTSGAMNAEEAVRLARLAVAAGLPNWVKLEIHPDPRYLLPDPIETLKAAEVLVKEGFTVLPYINADPVLARRLQDVGTATVMPLGSPIGSHQGITTRRQIEIIITQATVPVVVDAGIGAPSHAAEAFEMGADAVLVNTAIAVASDPVRMAKAFKMSVEAGRSAYEIGLSEGTGEASATSPLTTFLYK, encoded by the coding sequence GTGTCTAATCAGCCTCTCACCATTGCCAACCGTCAGTTTAACTCCCGTCTCATGCTGGGCACGGGGAAATTTGCCAGCGGAGAGCTGATGAGGGACGCGATTGTGGCGTCGGAGACGGAGATCGTGACGGTGGCGCTGAGGCGGGCGGATCTTTCGGGCAAGGGGGATCCGTTTGCGAACATCCTCGACTTCATTCCGAAAAACGTGCTGCTGCTGCCGAACACCAGCGGGGCGATGAATGCGGAGGAGGCGGTGCGACTGGCGAGGCTGGCGGTGGCTGCCGGGCTGCCAAACTGGGTGAAGCTGGAGATCCACCCGGACCCGCGCTACCTGCTGCCGGACCCGATTGAGACGCTGAAGGCGGCGGAAGTGCTGGTGAAAGAGGGGTTTACCGTGCTGCCTTATATCAATGCGGACCCCGTTTTGGCCCGCCGACTGCAGGATGTGGGCACGGCAACGGTAATGCCGCTAGGCTCTCCAATCGGTTCGCATCAGGGGATTACGACGCGGCGGCAGATCGAAATCATCATCACCCAGGCGACGGTGCCGGTGGTGGTGGACGCCGGTATCGGCGCGCCAAGTCATGCGGCGGAGGCTTTTGAGATGGGTGCAGACGCCGTGCTGGTGAATACCGCGATTGCGGTGGCATCTGACCCTGTGCGCATGGCCAAGGCGTTCAAAATGAGCGTGGAAGCGGGGCGAAGCGCCTATGAGATCGGGCTGAGCGAAGGCACTGGGGAGGCTTCAGCCACCAGTCCGCTGACGACGTTTCTTTATAAGTGA
- a CDS encoding PQQ-binding-like beta-propeller repeat protein: MHRSSILFLLLLALRLCPAQESFDRLTSHAAPRPLSASAKNSDWPRVLGPTHDAISPETHLLKSWPQSGLKTLWEVQMGDAYNSPAISGSYCVLFHALAGKETIECLDRETGKRFWTADYPVSYQDRYGFSNGPRGSPVIADGIVVTFGVTAELHAYDLKTGKELWKHDLRSEYHVPQDFFGAGGTPLILDGRVILNVGGKKAPIEDTEGLRDRKERLAEAGVSVAAFDLHSGKILWTVEDAWGASYASPVPAQLHGQTKILIYAGGESDPATGGLMCIDPTSGKLHSKFPWRSEDYIQAIGSSPVVIPGKNRAFITTAYPKGRPLGGAMVEYDADFQAKEVWQSKKLGVHWMNPVYHDGYLYAIDGETEPKSRLVCVNADTGAEVWEQHIEWEDSEFSKQTGRSNPTRLSILRASLLKVDGAFLCLGETGSLHWLDLSPAGAKVIAQTQLFYALNTWSLPALSHGLLYVRQQSQDLLRKSDSRVLCLDLRGE; the protein is encoded by the coding sequence ATGCACCGCTCGTCGATCCTCTTCCTCCTCCTTCTGGCCCTTCGCCTCTGCCCTGCACAGGAGAGCTTTGACCGCCTCACCTCCCACGCCGCCCCCAGGCCCCTTTCAGCCTCCGCCAAAAACAGCGACTGGCCCCGCGTCCTCGGCCCCACCCACGACGCCATCTCGCCCGAAACCCATCTGCTCAAATCCTGGCCTCAATCCGGCCTCAAGACCCTCTGGGAAGTCCAGATGGGCGATGCCTACAACTCCCCCGCCATCAGCGGCAGCTATTGCGTGCTCTTCCACGCCCTCGCTGGCAAAGAAACCATCGAGTGCCTTGATCGCGAAACCGGCAAACGCTTCTGGACCGCCGACTACCCAGTCTCCTACCAGGACCGCTATGGCTTCAGCAATGGCCCGCGCGGCTCCCCCGTCATCGCCGATGGCATCGTTGTCACCTTCGGCGTCACCGCCGAGCTTCACGCCTACGATCTAAAAACAGGCAAAGAGCTCTGGAAACACGACCTCCGCTCCGAATACCACGTCCCGCAGGACTTCTTCGGCGCAGGCGGCACCCCCCTCATTCTCGACGGCCGCGTCATCCTCAATGTCGGCGGCAAAAAAGCCCCCATCGAAGACACCGAGGGCCTGCGCGACCGCAAAGAGCGCCTCGCCGAAGCAGGCGTCAGCGTCGCAGCTTTTGACCTCCACAGCGGCAAGATCCTCTGGACCGTCGAAGACGCCTGGGGCGCCAGCTACGCCTCTCCCGTCCCCGCTCAGCTCCACGGCCAGACCAAGATCCTCATCTACGCGGGTGGCGAGAGCGACCCCGCCACCGGCGGCCTCATGTGCATCGATCCCACCTCGGGCAAGCTCCACTCCAAATTCCCCTGGCGCAGCGAGGACTACATCCAGGCCATCGGCTCCTCACCCGTCGTCATCCCCGGGAAAAACCGCGCCTTCATCACCACCGCCTACCCCAAAGGCCGCCCTCTTGGCGGTGCCATGGTCGAGTATGACGCCGACTTCCAGGCCAAGGAAGTCTGGCAGTCCAAAAAGCTCGGCGTTCATTGGATGAACCCCGTTTACCACGACGGCTATCTCTACGCCATCGATGGCGAAACAGAGCCCAAATCCCGCCTCGTCTGCGTCAATGCAGACACCGGCGCCGAAGTCTGGGAGCAGCACATCGAGTGGGAAGATTCAGAGTTCAGCAAGCAGACCGGCCGCTCCAATCCCACCCGCCTCAGCATCCTCCGCGCCAGCCTTCTCAAGGTAGACGGCGCCTTCCTCTGCCTCGGCGAGACCGGCTCCCTCCACTGGCTCGACCTCAGCCCCGCTGGAGCCAAAGTCATCGCCCAGACCCAGCTCTTCTACGCCCTCAATACCTGGAGCCTCCCCGCCCTCAGCCACGGCCTGCTCTATGTCCGCCAGCAGTCACAGGACCTCCTCAGAAAGTCCGACTCCCGCGTCCTCTGCCTGGATCTTCGCGGCGAATAG
- the hemQ gene encoding hydrogen peroxide-dependent heme synthase yields MLIPTSFPTSNGPAESKPLIAQEGWVVQHLFFTIDHGYWAALTPEERQERRENFTRTIEAIRKHPGTQLLAFAMVSPKSELGFMLITPDLHDSQKFEKQISLALGPDVLTPAYSYLSMTEWTEYSQSEEEFKVQLEKAENLTPGTEAFEKRLAEWKGHMTKYFNDRLYPNMPDWQVVCFYPMSKRRNVGANWYANEFAKRRELMGGHAKTGRKYAGKVRQLITGSTGLDSYEWGVTLFAHDMFQIKSIVYEMRFDEVTAQYGEFGDFYIGIQTPTGELLQRVMLA; encoded by the coding sequence ATGCTGATCCCCACCTCTTTCCCGACGTCCAATGGTCCTGCTGAATCGAAGCCGCTGATCGCCCAGGAGGGCTGGGTGGTGCAGCACCTGTTTTTCACGATTGATCATGGCTACTGGGCGGCGCTGACGCCGGAGGAGCGGCAGGAGAGGCGGGAGAATTTTACGCGCACGATTGAGGCGATCCGCAAGCACCCGGGCACGCAGCTGCTGGCGTTTGCGATGGTATCGCCGAAGTCGGAACTGGGCTTCATGCTGATCACACCGGACCTGCATGACTCGCAAAAGTTTGAAAAGCAGATCAGCCTGGCACTGGGGCCGGATGTGCTGACGCCTGCTTACAGCTACCTCTCGATGACAGAGTGGACGGAGTACTCGCAGAGCGAGGAGGAGTTTAAGGTGCAGCTGGAGAAGGCGGAAAACCTGACGCCGGGGACGGAGGCCTTTGAGAAGCGGCTGGCCGAGTGGAAGGGGCACATGACGAAGTACTTCAACGACCGCCTGTACCCGAACATGCCTGACTGGCAGGTGGTCTGCTTCTACCCAATGAGCAAGCGCCGCAACGTGGGCGCGAACTGGTATGCGAACGAATTTGCGAAGCGCCGTGAACTGATGGGCGGCCACGCCAAGACGGGACGCAAGTATGCCGGCAAGGTGCGCCAGCTGATCACGGGCTCGACGGGACTGGACAGCTATGAGTGGGGCGTGACGCTGTTTGCGCACGACATGTTCCAGATCAAGAGCATCGTGTATGAGATGCGCTTTGACGAAGTGACGGCGCAGTATGGCGAATTTGGTGATTTTTACATCGGCATCCAGACGCCGACAGGCGAGCTGCTGCAGCGGGTGATGCTTGCGTGA
- the rpsN gene encoding 30S ribosomal protein S14 has product MAKTCWLERDKRKRKTVEKYAKLRAELKAKGDFVGLSMLPRDASPTRLTNRCRVSGRRRAFMRRFQMSRMTFRELASQGMIPGVTKSSW; this is encoded by the coding sequence ATGGCAAAAACATGCTGGCTCGAGCGCGACAAGCGCAAACGTAAAACCGTCGAAAAGTACGCAAAGCTGCGTGCTGAACTCAAGGCGAAAGGCGACTTCGTCGGCCTCTCCATGCTTCCCCGTGATGCAAGCCCGACCCGTCTGACCAACCGCTGCCGCGTGTCCGGCCGCCGTCGCGCTTTCATGCGCCGCTTCCAGATGTCCCGTATGACTTTCCGCGAACTCGCCTCCCAGGGAATGATCCCAGGGGTGACGAAGTCCAGCTGGTAA
- a CDS encoding efflux RND transporter periplasmic adaptor subunit, giving the protein MTSYKDVLDKCAGLKAVASLSLLLSLASCGEDKTAVAPPPSKSYPVTSAVVMDVPHGQEYVASIQNSNFIELRARVSGRLEKVSADEGQRVTTGQLLFTISSHEYQEEVKRANARLKGAQAEAKMAEIDLQNNQLLLDKKIISLSEWEMSKAKLDSAMARVDEALTTVADAERRLSYAEVRAPFDGIINRIRSKTGSLIAEGDLLTSISNDGDVYAYFNVSEREYLELAKRRDLGEQGSVMLELANGEIHPHQGRIETWESVISKSTGNIAFRASFPNPEHLLKHGSTGKVILRSELKNALVIPQKCTFEVQHKTCVFALTPENSIELRSIGTKLRLQNHYVIDSGLKPSDRIIFEGIQVVKEGEVIAPDFKALAEVAPF; this is encoded by the coding sequence ATGACCTCATATAAAGACGTACTCGACAAATGTGCCGGATTGAAAGCGGTCGCCTCTCTCTCGCTCCTCCTCTCCTTGGCTTCCTGCGGTGAAGACAAAACCGCAGTCGCCCCGCCTCCCAGCAAATCATACCCGGTCACCTCCGCCGTGGTCATGGATGTCCCTCACGGCCAGGAGTACGTGGCCAGTATTCAGAATTCCAATTTCATCGAGCTCCGTGCCCGCGTCAGCGGCCGCCTGGAAAAAGTATCTGCCGATGAAGGCCAGCGCGTCACCACCGGACAGCTTCTCTTCACTATCAGCAGCCACGAGTATCAGGAGGAGGTCAAGCGCGCCAATGCCCGTCTCAAGGGGGCCCAGGCTGAGGCCAAGATGGCCGAGATCGACCTTCAGAATAACCAGCTTCTCCTCGACAAAAAAATCATCTCCCTCTCCGAATGGGAAATGTCCAAGGCCAAGCTCGATTCTGCCATGGCCAGGGTGGACGAAGCTCTCACCACTGTCGCCGATGCCGAGCGCAGACTCTCCTATGCCGAAGTCCGCGCCCCGTTTGACGGCATCATCAACCGCATCCGCAGCAAGACTGGCAGCCTCATCGCAGAAGGCGATCTCCTCACCTCCATCTCCAATGACGGAGACGTTTACGCCTACTTCAATGTCTCCGAGCGCGAATACCTTGAACTCGCCAAGCGCCGCGATCTCGGCGAACAGGGCAGCGTCATGCTCGAACTCGCCAATGGCGAAATCCACCCTCATCAGGGCAGGATCGAGACCTGGGAAAGCGTCATCTCCAAAAGCACTGGAAACATCGCCTTCCGCGCTAGCTTCCCCAACCCAGAGCACCTCCTCAAGCATGGCTCCACCGGCAAGGTCATCCTGCGCTCAGAGCTCAAAAACGCGCTCGTCATCCCGCAGAAATGCACCTTCGAGGTCCAGCACAAAACCTGCGTCTTTGCCCTCACTCCGGAGAACAGCATCGAACTCCGCAGCATCGGCACAAAGCTCCGCCTCCAAAACCACTACGTCATCGACTCCGGCCTCAAGCCCAGCGACCGCATCATCTTTGAGGGCATTCAGGTGGTCAAGGAAGGCGAGGTGATCGCACCCGACTTCAAGGCGCTCGCTGAAGTGGCGCCCTTCTGA
- a CDS encoding FmdB family zinc ribbon protein: MPTYSYIAEDPEKGCPACRRGFDLRRPLSRPALESCPLCKQPVKKLISGFNTPKITKPLSVSDAKAAGFTILEKRCDGNYEKL, translated from the coding sequence ATGCCAACCTACTCCTACATCGCTGAAGACCCTGAGAAAGGATGCCCTGCGTGCCGCAGAGGTTTTGATCTGCGCCGACCTCTGAGCAGGCCGGCGCTGGAAAGCTGCCCGCTATGCAAGCAGCCGGTCAAAAAGCTGATCTCGGGCTTCAACACGCCCAAAATCACCAAACCCCTTTCTGTTTCCGACGCGAAAGCGGCCGGCTTCACCATCCTCGAAAAGCGATGCGATGGTAACTACGAGAAGCTGTGA
- a CDS encoding efflux RND transporter permease subunit, whose translation MIREFIRRPVLSMVISIIITFLGILSLLQLPITQFPSIAPPEVNVTVEYTGANAETLTKAAIVPLERSINGVPRMKYMSSRAANDGVGVISVVFEVGTDPDVAAVNVQNRVATVMGELPEEIIKAGVRIAKEEKAMLMYLDITSTNPDIDEMFLYNFADINIFTELKRIKGVGFVDILGTREYAMRIWLKPDNMLAYNISAEDVLTALKEQNVEAAPGKVGESSDKTEPHLQYVIRYSGKYRNKEDYEKIPILSTDEGQVLRIKDVADVEFSTNYFDVEAKLNGRPTAAILLKQLPGSNANEVIANIKQRMAELKESTFLKGMNYEISYDVSRFLDASLHEVFRTLAEAFLLVSVVTFVFLQDWRSTLIPVIAVPVSLVGTFFFMQLLGFSLNLITLLALVLAIGIVVDGAIVVVEAVHAKMETSGAGPREATESAMEEIGGAIIAITLVMAAVFVPASFMSGPSGIFYQQFALTMAIAIVLSGVVALTLTPALCALMLKSIHHSSGGGGLLGRFFKLFNHSYDKVSGVYSSWITALAGRRTISWGILLGFCALMVFAGGRLPSGFIPNEDQGAFYIGVTTPAGSTLERTKAVIDEIQASCEGISAISSVSTLAGVNIITDASGSTYGSCLINLTGWHDRSESVRQVMDELLRRIKHIKDAKIEFFSPPAVPGYGNASGFELRLLDRTGSGDFKNMERVAARFITDLQSRPEIANAFTSFDASFPQYMVHVDNDRAAQKGVTTSNVMSTLQTLLGGKYATNFIRFGQLYKVMVQALPEYRAHPEDILKLHVKNEHGEMVQLSTFVELEKVYGVDQITRYNMFTSAEINGEPSAGFSSGAAIKAIQETAREKLPKGFGIDWAGITRDQILAGNQAVFIFIICLAFVYLLLSAQYESFLLPLPVILSLPTGLLGAFAFLLWMGLENNIYAQVSMIMLIGLLGKNAILVVEFAIQRQREGLTPLQAAVESAVSRLRPILMTSLAFVAGLSPLMAASGVGAAGNRTIGASAVGGMIFGTVFGMLLIPGLYVIFASFTSTPKPSKEPEHA comes from the coding sequence ATGATTCGCGAGTTCATCCGCAGACCCGTGCTCTCGATGGTGATTTCCATCATCATCACCTTCCTCGGCATCCTGTCTCTCCTCCAGCTCCCCATCACCCAGTTTCCCAGCATCGCACCTCCCGAGGTGAACGTGACCGTGGAATACACCGGTGCCAATGCCGAGACGCTCACAAAGGCGGCCATCGTCCCCCTGGAGCGCTCCATCAATGGCGTCCCCCGCATGAAGTACATGTCCTCCCGCGCCGCCAATGACGGCGTAGGCGTCATCTCCGTTGTCTTTGAAGTCGGCACAGATCCCGACGTTGCCGCCGTCAATGTCCAGAACCGCGTTGCCACCGTCATGGGCGAACTCCCGGAGGAGATCATCAAGGCCGGCGTCCGCATCGCCAAGGAAGAAAAGGCCATGCTGATGTACCTCGACATCACCAGCACCAATCCGGACATCGACGAGATGTTCCTCTACAACTTTGCGGACATCAATATTTTCACAGAGCTCAAGCGCATCAAGGGCGTCGGCTTTGTGGACATCCTCGGCACACGCGAATACGCCATGCGCATCTGGCTCAAGCCGGACAATATGCTCGCCTACAACATCTCGGCGGAGGATGTGCTCACGGCGCTGAAGGAGCAGAATGTCGAGGCCGCCCCCGGCAAGGTCGGGGAAAGCTCCGACAAGACAGAGCCTCACCTCCAGTACGTCATCCGCTACTCCGGCAAGTATCGAAACAAGGAGGACTACGAAAAGATCCCCATACTCTCCACGGATGAAGGCCAGGTACTCCGCATCAAGGACGTTGCCGATGTCGAGTTCAGCACCAACTACTTTGACGTCGAGGCCAAGCTCAATGGCCGCCCCACCGCCGCCATTCTCCTCAAGCAGCTCCCAGGCTCCAATGCCAACGAGGTCATCGCCAATATCAAGCAGCGCATGGCCGAGCTGAAAGAGTCCACCTTCCTCAAGGGCATGAACTACGAGATCAGCTACGACGTCTCGCGTTTCCTTGATGCCTCTCTGCATGAGGTTTTTCGCACCCTCGCAGAGGCCTTCCTCCTCGTTTCCGTCGTCACCTTTGTCTTCCTCCAGGACTGGCGCTCCACCTTGATCCCTGTCATTGCCGTCCCCGTGTCCCTCGTCGGCACCTTCTTCTTCATGCAGTTGCTCGGCTTCTCTCTGAACCTCATCACCCTCCTCGCCCTCGTCCTCGCCATCGGCATCGTGGTGGACGGCGCCATCGTCGTGGTCGAGGCCGTTCACGCCAAGATGGAAACCTCCGGCGCTGGCCCCCGCGAGGCCACCGAGTCCGCCATGGAGGAGATTGGCGGCGCCATCATCGCCATCACCCTGGTCATGGCTGCCGTCTTCGTGCCCGCTTCCTTCATGTCCGGCCCCTCGGGCATCTTTTACCAGCAGTTCGCCCTCACCATGGCCATCGCCATCGTGCTCTCCGGTGTTGTGGCTCTCACCCTCACGCCCGCCCTCTGTGCCTTGATGCTCAAAAGCATCCACCACTCCTCCGGCGGCGGCGGCCTGCTGGGGCGCTTCTTCAAGCTCTTCAATCACAGCTACGACAAAGTCTCCGGCGTTTACTCCAGTTGGATCACCGCCCTCGCTGGCAGGCGCACCATCAGCTGGGGCATCCTCCTCGGCTTCTGCGCCCTCATGGTGTTTGCAGGCGGCAGGCTTCCCTCCGGCTTCATTCCCAATGAAGACCAGGGCGCCTTCTACATCGGCGTCACCACCCCTGCGGGCTCCACCCTGGAGCGTACCAAGGCCGTGATCGATGAGATCCAGGCCTCCTGCGAGGGCATCTCCGCCATATCCTCCGTCTCCACTCTCGCTGGCGTCAACATCATCACAGATGCCAGCGGCTCCACCTACGGCTCCTGCCTCATCAACCTCACCGGCTGGCACGACCGCTCCGAGTCCGTCAGGCAGGTCATGGACGAGCTCCTCCGCAGGATCAAGCACATCAAAGACGCCAAAATCGAATTCTTCTCCCCGCCTGCGGTTCCAGGTTACGGCAACGCCAGCGGCTTCGAGCTCCGCCTCCTCGACCGCACCGGCAGCGGCGACTTCAAAAACATGGAGCGCGTCGCCGCCAGGTTCATCACAGATCTCCAGTCGCGTCCTGAAATCGCCAACGCCTTCACCAGTTTCGACGCCAGCTTCCCGCAGTACATGGTGCATGTGGACAATGACCGCGCGGCCCAGAAAGGCGTCACCACCAGCAATGTCATGAGCACCTTGCAGACCCTCCTCGGCGGCAAGTACGCCACCAACTTCATCCGCTTCGGCCAGCTCTACAAGGTCATGGTTCAGGCCCTCCCTGAATACCGCGCACATCCTGAGGACATCCTCAAGCTCCACGTCAAAAACGAGCACGGAGAGATGGTCCAGCTCTCCACTTTTGTGGAGCTGGAGAAAGTCTACGGCGTGGATCAGATCACCCGCTACAACATGTTCACCTCCGCCGAGATCAATGGCGAGCCCTCCGCCGGATTCAGCAGCGGCGCCGCCATCAAGGCCATTCAGGAGACAGCCCGTGAAAAGCTGCCCAAAGGCTTCGGCATCGACTGGGCTGGCATCACCCGCGACCAGATTCTCGCCGGCAATCAGGCCGTCTTCATCTTCATCATCTGCCTTGCCTTCGTCTACCTGCTGCTCTCCGCGCAGTATGAGAGCTTCCTGCTCCCCCTGCCCGTCATCCTCTCTCTGCCCACCGGCCTGCTCGGCGCCTTCGCCTTCCTTCTTTGGATGGGCCTGGAAAACAATATCTACGCCCAGGTTTCCATGATCATGCTCATCGGCCTCCTCGGAAAAAATGCCATCCTCGTCGTCGAGTTCGCCATCCAGCGTCAGCGCGAAGGTCTCACCCCTCTGCAGGCCGCTGTCGAGAGCGCCGTCTCCCGCCTGCGCCCCATCCTCATGACCTCTCTCGCCTTCGTCGCCGGCCTCAGCCCCCTCATGGCGGCATCGGGTGTCGGCGCTGCAGGCAATCGCACCATCGGCGCCTCCGCAGTTGGCGGCATGATCTTCGGCACCGTCTTCGGCATGCTCCTCATCCCCGGCCTCTACGTCATCTTTGCCTCCTTCACCTCAACCCCCAAGCCCTCCAAGGAACCGGAACATGCGTGA
- a CDS encoding efflux transporter outer membrane subunit, whose translation MRESLHLSWPFFSACISFVTLFCTSCEDFRRFGKKSPTSPSAAQAPDKTASFTGVSQWRRHFTDPHLQSLTDKALENNRDLKIALQRIEMAKAQITAARSALAPKVSGTAGAGLQRFGLYTMDGAGNSTSPIYDGRIIPRDLQDYSVGLQSSWELDIWGKLRSKRSSATARMLATVEGRNLVQTQLISELATAYYELVALDAEIINIDETIKLQKDALETVQIQKQAGAANELAIQQFEALLYNLQGMRLDTQQQIVQQEGVICSLLGDPKRPVMRNRTSLHDAHLPQLSSSVPADLLKNRPDIRRAEFELVAAKADVKAARAAFLPSVSINGVLGLQAFRSNLLLNAHSATYSAVGGLVAPLINRRAIQAEFDHANAQQLEALNAYQQSIVNGYVEVHNQLAFIRILKDLQALKSKEVQILIGSVSTATDLFRTRRATYLEVLNAQQNALKARLQLIGVMKRQFQVQANLYRALGGG comes from the coding sequence ATGCGTGAGTCCCTGCATCTGAGCTGGCCTTTTTTCAGCGCCTGCATTTCGTTCGTCACCCTGTTCTGCACCAGTTGCGAGGACTTCCGCCGCTTCGGCAAAAAATCCCCCACCTCACCCTCAGCCGCTCAGGCCCCCGACAAGACCGCCTCCTTCACCGGCGTCAGTCAGTGGCGCAGACACTTCACAGATCCCCACCTCCAGTCTCTCACCGACAAGGCGCTCGAAAACAATCGCGACCTCAAGATCGCGCTCCAGCGCATCGAGATGGCCAAGGCCCAGATCACCGCCGCTCGCAGCGCCTTGGCTCCCAAGGTCTCCGGCACCGCTGGCGCTGGCCTCCAGCGCTTCGGCCTCTACACCATGGATGGCGCGGGCAACAGCACCTCGCCCATCTACGATGGCCGCATCATTCCCCGGGATCTGCAGGACTACTCCGTCGGCCTCCAGTCCAGTTGGGAGCTCGACATCTGGGGAAAACTCCGCAGCAAAAGATCCTCCGCCACCGCCCGCATGCTCGCCACGGTCGAAGGCCGCAATCTCGTCCAAACTCAGCTCATCTCAGAGCTCGCCACCGCCTATTATGAGCTGGTAGCCCTCGACGCCGAGATCATTAACATCGACGAGACCATCAAGCTTCAGAAAGACGCCCTCGAAACCGTGCAGATTCAAAAGCAGGCCGGCGCTGCCAATGAACTCGCCATCCAGCAGTTCGAGGCCCTGCTCTACAACCTTCAGGGCATGCGTCTCGACACCCAGCAGCAGATCGTTCAGCAGGAGGGTGTCATCTGCAGCCTGCTCGGAGACCCCAAAAGACCGGTGATGCGTAACAGGACCTCACTTCACGACGCACACCTGCCTCAGCTCTCATCCAGTGTTCCAGCGGACCTCCTCAAAAATCGCCCTGACATCCGGCGCGCAGAATTCGAGCTCGTCGCCGCCAAGGCAGATGTAAAGGCGGCCCGCGCCGCCTTCCTCCCCTCGGTCTCCATCAATGGAGTTCTCGGCCTCCAGGCCTTCCGCAGTAATCTCCTTCTCAATGCTCACTCCGCCACCTACTCCGCCGTCGGTGGCCTTGTCGCTCCACTGATCAATCGCCGCGCCATACAGGCCGAGTTTGATCACGCCAATGCCCAGCAGCTCGAAGCCCTCAATGCCTACCAGCAGTCCATCGTCAATGGCTACGTCGAAGTCCACAATCAGCTCGCCTTCATCCGCATTCTCAAAGACCTGCAGGCTCTGAAGAGCAAGGAGGTCCAGATCCTCATCGGCTCCGTCAGCACCGCCACAGACCTCTTCCGCACCCGCCGCGCCACCTACCTCGAAGTCCTCAATGCCCAGCAAAACGCCCTCAAGGCCAGGCTCCAGCTCATCGGCGTCATGAAGCGCCAGTTCCAGGTTCAGGCAAACCTTTACCGCGCCCTCGGCGGCGGCTGA
- a CDS encoding tetratricopeptide repeat protein, protein MNTQLIVRIGVAALALLIIALLWNMVKDAGDGMKLVFVILLGLTGGILAVKYLIPMLGDAVSESVFSSGERTEQDEMTKAAASIAQGDYQGAIEHYEKMLEDKPDDPFPVAEIAKVYAERLRDPQSALKALEDHLQSKDWPVDDAAFIMFRIADVHITHLHDYDTARDMLEQVIGNFPNTRHSANAHHRISEIEQIQYKMLVDQRSKNAASAAAKL, encoded by the coding sequence ATGAACACTCAACTCATTGTCCGTATTGGTGTCGCTGCGCTTGCGCTTCTGATCATTGCCCTCCTCTGGAATATGGTCAAAGACGCAGGAGATGGAATGAAGCTCGTGTTTGTGATTCTGCTCGGCTTGACCGGCGGAATCCTCGCCGTGAAATACCTCATCCCCATGCTTGGGGATGCCGTCAGTGAATCCGTCTTCTCCTCCGGCGAAAGAACGGAGCAGGACGAAATGACCAAGGCCGCCGCCAGCATCGCTCAAGGCGACTACCAGGGTGCCATCGAGCATTACGAAAAGATGCTCGAGGACAAGCCCGACGATCCCTTCCCCGTCGCTGAAATCGCCAAGGTGTATGCCGAGCGCCTCCGCGATCCCCAGTCCGCCCTCAAGGCTCTTGAGGACCATCTGCAGAGCAAGGATTGGCCCGTCGACGATGCCGCCTTCATCATGTTCCGCATCGCCGACGTCCACATCACCCACCTCCACGATTACGACACCGCACGCGATATGCTGGAACAGGTCATCGGCAATTTCCCAAACACCCGCCACAGCGCCAACGCCCACCACCGCATCAGCGAAATCGAGCAGATTCAGTACAAGATGCTCGTCGATCAGCGCTCCAAAAATGCGGCTTCAGCGGCTGCGAAACTGTGA